The Candidatus Planktophila sp. genome contains the following window.
TCAGGCAAACCACCAACATTGTGGTGAGATTTAATATTTGCAGTGCCAGTTCCACCACCAGACTCAACTACATCTGGATAAAGCGTACCTTGAACTAAAAACTCTACTTCCCCACCTGATGCGATATCGCGAGCTGCTTTTTCAAATGCCCGAATAAACTCGCGTCCAATTATCTTTCGTTTTTCTTCTGGATCAACTACGCCTTTGAGTGCACTCAAGAAAACCTCTTTGGCATCTACGACAACAAGGTTGACTCCAGTGGAGGCAACAAAATCACGTTCAACTTGCTCGGCTTCGCCTTTGCGAAGCAAGCCGTGATCAACAAATACGCACGTTAATTGGGTTCCTACGGCACGCTGAATTATTGCAGCTGCAACGGCTGAATCCACGCCACCAGATAAGCCACAAATTACGCGCTTATCTCCAATTTGCGCCTTTGCTTTAGCAACTTCTGTTTCGGCAATATTTGTAGTTGTCCACGTCGCATCACATTTAGCAATATTTACTAGCCAATTCTGCAAGATCTCTTGGCCATGCTCAGAGTGCAGTACTTCCGGGTGAAACTGGACTCCGGCTATTTCACCAGTTGCATTTTCAAATGCGGCGATTGGAGTATCCGCAGTTGTTGCACAGACAATAAAATCGGATGGGGCGCTCGTAACTGCATCTCCATGTGACATCCATACGTTTTGCTGTGCCGGAAGTTTTGCAAAGATTTTTGTTGATTGTAAAACTTGCACTTCAGTGCGGCCAAACTCCGATTTTCCTGTTTGACTCACAACGCCGCCGAGAGCCGCGGCCATCACTTGAAATCCATAGCAGATTCCAAAAATAGGAATACCCAAGGAAAAGATAGCGGCATCGAAATCCGGCGCATTTTCGGCATACACACTCGATGGCCCACCTGACAAGATAATTGCGGATGGATTCTTAGAACCTATCTCTGCCGCCGAAATTGTCGATGGAACGATTTCGCTATACACATTGGCCTCGCGAACACGGCGCGCAATGAGTTGGGCATATTGCGCCCCGAAATCGACTACTAATACGCCACGATCATTAGGCACGATGAATAAGTACCTCTACGCGCTGGAACTCTTTAACATCGGAGTAACCGCAGGTAGCCATTGCGCGGCGGAGTGCGCCAAATAAGTTCATTGAACCATCTGAAGTTCGTGAAGGTCCAAGTAAAATCTCCTTAAGTGTTCCAACCGTGCCGACCGGCACACGTTCTCCACGTGGCAATACTTGGTGATGTGCCTCTGATCCCCAATGCCAGCCAAGTCCAGGTGCTTCCGTCGCCTTAGCAAGTGGGGATCCCATCATGACGGCATCTGCTCCACAGGCAATCGCCTTTGCGATGTCACCGCTTCGGCCAACTGCCCCATCTGCAATTACATGAACGTATCGCCCACCAGACTCATCTAGATATTCACGTCGTGCCGATGCAACTTCAGCAACTGCCGAAGCCATGGGTACTTCGATTCCTAAGACTTTACGTGTTGTGTGTGTTGCGCCGCCGCCGAAACCCACTAATACACCAGCAGCACCTGCACGCATTAAGTGAAGTGCCGCCGTCGCCGTAGCTACGCCGCCCACTATCACGGGAACGTCGAGTTCATAAATAAATTTCTTAAGATTTAGCGCTTCGGATTCAGCGGCAACATGTTCGGCGCTGACCGTTGTTCCGCGGATAATAAAAATATCAACACCTGCATCAATAACGGCTTTGTGGAGTTGAACTGTACGTGCTGGAGAAAGTGAGGCTGCAACTGTGACGCCAGCAGCTCGAATCTGCTGTATTCGCTCCTTAATAAGCTCAGGTTTGATTGGTTCGTTATAAATCTCTTGCATTCGTTGAGTCGCATGCTTGTCTGGCATTGAGGCAATTTCTCCCAGCGGAATACGCGGATCTTCATAGCGAGTCCACAGACCCTCAAGGTTTAAAACTCCTACGCCACCGAGGCGGCCTATTTCAATAGCAGTCTCTGGAGATACGACAGAGTCCATTGGGGCTGCAAGCATCGGTAAATCGAATTTGTACGCATCGATTTGCCAAGCCGTAGAGACCTCTTCTGGGTCACGTGTGCGACGACTTGGGACAATTGCTATGTCATCAAAAGAGTAAGCGGTTCGAGCGCGCTTTCCGTGTGCAATCTCAACTTCGCTCATGTGCGACCTCTCGTTTGATAATTAGGGGCATCGGCTACGTGTGCCACATCGTGTGGATGGCTCTCTTGCAGACCCGCTGCAGTGATTTGAATTAATCGTCCTTCACGGCGCAGAGTTTGAATATCTGGAGCACCCGCATATCCCATTCCTGAACGAAGTCCACCAACTAGTTGATGCACAACATCTTCAACACTTCCGCGAAAAATTACTTTGCCCTCAATTCCTTCGGGGACTAATTTATCTTCCGATAAAACATCGTCTTGCATATAGCGATCCTTTGAATAGGATTTTTGTTCACCGCGCGATTGCATTGCACCAAGTGAACCCATACCTCTATACGCCTTGTACTTGACTCCATTTATTTCAACAAGCTCACCTGGAGATTCTTGGCATCCTGCGAGCAATGAACCAAGCATGACGGAATTAGCCCCAGCAACAATAGCTTTAACTATGTCACCTGAGTATTGAAGTCCACCATCGGCGATTAAAGGTATGCCCGCTTTATTGCATGCCTTAGCAGCCTCCATAATTGCAGTTATTTGTGGCACTCCAACACCTGCAACAACTCTGGTTGTGCAAATTGAACCTGGTCCAACTCCAACTTTTACTGCATCTGCACCGGCGTTAATGAGTGCTTGTGCACCCGCTCGCGTTGCTACATTGCCGCCAATAATCTGAATCATTGGCGCGAATTTCTTTATTCGTGAAATTGCTTCGAGTACTGCTCGATGGTGACCATGGGCGGTATCGACAACAACTACATCTACACCGGCTTCAATCAAGGCTTGTGCGCGTGCAAATCCATCGTCGCCAACGCCTACTGCAGCTCCTGCTAAGCCAACGTTCTTAACTAATTTTACGTGCGTTACTTGATCGGCGATTGGCAAGTTGCGATGGATAATTCCGATTCCGCCGACTTTAGCCATAGCGATAGCCATTGCAGATTCAGTAACGGTATCCATCGCCGATGAAATTAAAGGAACGGCAATTGAAATGGTGCGAGTTAATTGAGTGGTTGTGTCGACTTCTGAGGGAACAACATCAGATGCATCTGGAAGAAGCAGCACGTCGTCATAGGTCAGGCCAAGCATTGCGACTTTATCGTTCTCGCTCAATGCGCCTCCTCATTTGTGCAGTTCGTGAAGGTGCGAAGTCTATCGGGGCTTTAAACTCCTACGGCACGCTCGATTTCAAGGCAGGCCTGTGATAAATCCTCAACTAGCACAACCCCCGTGCATGTATTGCGATCCCACCCTGGTCCGCCGAGGACAATTCTTGGAGTGGGGCGGACTGCCGGTAGTTCTCGAAAGAACTCAGGTAGTGCATTTTCCTCCAACTGAGCCCAGAGAAAAATTGCCGGAGGCGCGAAGCGAGTTACCATTCCTGAAATTGCTTCTAGTGGTGTTCGCGGGCCTAAGAAATGGCTTTCAATTCTTCGCTCTGCTAACGCAGCAGCTAAAGCGTGAAGTGCCAAACAATGTAGCTCATCTCCTACAGCAGCTAGGAGAACTGGGCGCGCATTAATTGGTTTATTGGCCGCTTGAACACACTCGCGGAGAATACGTTTCAATATCTCAGTTAATAAGTGTTCAACATCAATGCCTTTACCAGTCTCCTCCCAATTTTTTCCGACTAAAACAAGGACAGGGGTAATGACTTGTGTCCAGGTTGAGTCCACGCCATATGTGGCCAAATCTCTTCTCAATTCGTTTTCAATAAACTCTATGTCAAAATTGTGGGCAGCTTTATGAATGGCCACAACTAACTCATCGCGAGCTTCATACTCATGGCAAATCACTTCACAACTTTCTTCAATTTGTTGGGAGTTAGCCCTATCAGCTGCTTCGCTTGGTGCAACACCTGTTGAGATGAGCCGACGCATCATCATTAACTTTGCTACGTCCAATGGGCAGTACCGTCGATGCTCTCCACTCACATGCAGCGATGGCCCGAGTCCATAACGCCTATCCCACGTGCGCAGAGTCGAGGGGGCTACTCCTAGGCGGCGTGCTACAGCCGCTACTGTCAGGAGCTCCTCGTTGATCGCCATGTGCTTATCGTTGCGCTAAGTGGGCCTACACACCACTCCAAAACAGAGCCTTTGAAGAAGGTATGGCTCGAATTGGCTTGAACAACCTACGGCGCGGTTGTATAGTCAGGGCATGGCTGAACTATCGAGATTACCCCGCCCCGTTGCCGATGAATGGGAGTGGCAGTATGAGGGTCTTTGTCGAGATCTTCCGACCGAGATGTTTTTTCATCCCGACGGCGAACGTGGACCTCGTCGCCGTCACCGCGAAAATACCGCCAAAGCTATTTGCGCAACCTGTCCCGTGATGCTGGCTTGTCGCACACATGCACTCGCCGTGCAAGAGCCTTATGGAATTTGGGGTGGTCTATCTGAAGATGATCGCTTAAACATAATTGGAAGGGATCTAAACCCTGAAATTTCACACGCCTCATAAATTTAAATCCTTTTAAAGATTTAACTCTCCTCCTGAGTTAAGAGAAAAACCCCCGCAGAGAAAAATCTGCGGGGGTTTTTGTTGTGCTACGTATTAGTGTGAGTGTCCACCTGGACCATGTGAGTGGCCACTGCCACCTGCATCGGCTGGTGCATCTGCTGGGCGCTCGAATACAACGGCCTCCGTTGTAATGAACATTGCCGCAATCGATGCTGCGTTTGCAAGTGCTGAACGGGTTACCTTTACTGGATCGATGACACCATCTTTTGCAAGATCGCCATAAACATCAGTTGCCGCATTAAAGCCTTCGTTATCTTTCATTGCGCGGACTTTAGCTACAACAACGTAGCCCTCAAGTCCTGCATTCTCTGCAATCCAACGAAGTGGCTCATCGCATGCTTTGCGAACTAAGCGAACTCCAACGGCCTTATCTCCAGTGAATCCTAGGTCACCCTCTAGAACATCGGCTGCATGCACTAGGGCAGCGCCTCCGCCAACGACAATTCCCTCTTCAACTGCAGCACGTGTTGCAGAGATTGCATCTTCAAGACGGTGCTTCTTCTCATTGAGTTCGACCTCAGTGTGTGCACCAACTTTAATAACGCAGACTCCACCAGCAAGCTTTGCTACACGCTCTTGCAACTTCTCTTTATCCCATGAGGAGTCAGAGTTTTCAATCTCTTTGCGAAGTTCGTTAACTCGGCCGGCAACTGCCGCCTTGTCTCCAGCACCTTCAACGATTGTTGTTGCATCCTTAGAAACCACAATACGGCGAGCGCGACCGAGATCTTCCAGAGTGACTGCATCAAGCTTCATTCCAACCTCTGCTGAAATAACCTGTCCTCCGGTCAGAGTTGCAATATCTTGCAACATTGCCTTGCGGCGATCGCCAAAGCCTGGTGCCTTAACTGCTGCCGATGCAAAGACTCCACGCATCCGGTTTACTACCAAAGTTGAGAGAGCTTCTCCCTCAATATCATCGGCAATAATTAACAGTGGTTTTGATGAAGCCGAAACCTTTTCAAGAATTGGAAGTAAGTCTGCAAGGGCTGAGATTTTCCCGGCCGAGATAAGCACGTAAGCATCTTCAAGGATTGCCTCCATGCGATCTTGATCGGTCACGAAGTATGGAGAGATGTAGCCCTTATCGAACTGCATTCCCTCGGTGAACTCGAGATCTAAGCCAGTAGTTGAAGCTTCCTCAACAGTGATTACGCCATCTTTGCCGACTCTCTCAAAAGCCTCTGAGATTAACTCTCCAATTGCACGATCTTGCGCGGAGATAGTTGCAACATCTGCAATCTGTGCTTTTCCATTGACTTTAGTTGCTTGTGCGCTAAGTTTTTCAGAGACTGCAGCTACTGCCGCTTCAATTCCAGCTTTAATATCCATTGGCTGTGCGCCAGCGGCTAAGTTGCGGATACCCTCTTTAACCATTGCTTGTGCAAGGACTGTTGCAGTTGTTGTTCCGTCGCCGGCAACGTCATTAGTCTTTGTTGCAACTTCTTTAACTAACTGAGCGCCCATGTTTTCAACTGGATCAGAGAGTTCAATCTCTTTAGCAATTGTTACGCCATCGTTTGTGATGACTGGAGCACCATAAGATTTTGCGATTACGACGTTTCGACCTTTAGGTCCAAGCGTTACCTTGACAGTGTCGGCAAGAATATTGACGCCACGCTCCATCGCACGACGTGCGTGGTCATCGAATTGAAGGGACTTTCCCATCTACTTCTCGATTACAGCGAGAATGTCGCGAGCTGAAAGCACCAAGAGATCATCTCCGCCGTGCTTGATTTCAGTTCCGCCGTACTTGCTGTACAAAACAACGTCGCCAACTTTTACATCCATTGGAACGCGAACGCCGTCATCAAAGCGACCTGGTCCAACGGCGAGAACTACGCCCTCTTGTGGCTTCTCTTTTGCTGTATCTGGGATTACAAGACCTGACGCTGTTGTTGTCTCAGCCTCATTAGTCTTAATAACGATGCGATCTTCTAGTGGCTTAATTGCCATGTGTTTAGCTCCTCTTGTGCGTTGTTTTCCTCGTGCAGGCCCGTTAGCAGTGTGGACCCGTGAGTGCTAACGCCAACTCTAGGCGAGCATATTCCCGCCAGCAAATCGGAGAATTCAGTCAAAATGTACATATAAATATTAATACTGTACATTTTTCCCATGACCACTATTCCACTAAGCGATGCCCGCCGTGAGCTTCCATCTCTGATTGACCAGGCTCAAACCGAGGCAATTACCATTTCACGTCATGGAGTTCCAGCAGCGGTAGTTGTGAGCCCTTCACGCTACGAGGAGCTCCTATCCGCACTTGAAGACATGGAAGACCTTGCCTCGATCGAGGCCTCCCTTAGAGACACTTCCCCATCAATTCCTTGGAATCAAGTGAAGAGTGAACTCGGTTTGGTGTGAGCCATTTCAAGATTGAATTTAAAGCAGTTGCACGAAAATCGTTAGAGAAATTAGAGAAACAAGATCAGTTAAGAATTTACGCGGCCATTGAATTATTGGGAGATAACCCGCGGCCTCCTCTTGCGGTCAAAATTAAGGGTAGCGATTACTTTCGAGTCCGTGTTGGCGACTACCGAATTCTCTACTCAATAGATTCAGGTCGCTTGATAATTCTGATAATCGATTTAGGACATCGCCGAGAGATATATAGAACAGTCAATTAACTCTGTATTGAAATCGTTGTTACTGGCAGGCTGGAATCGGCGTCAAAGGCGATAGGGCTGGGTGCTCGGCCAGCGGCGACCATAAGCGCACCGAGGGCGGCGACCATTGCACCGTTGTCGGTACACAGACCAGGGGCTGGAATCCTAAGGCGGATGCCGGCCTTTTCGCAGCGCGCCTCGGCCACTGCTCGAAGTCGTGAGTTAGCGGCGACTCCCCCGGCGATTACAAGAGAATCGATACCTGAAGCTTTACAGGCAGCCAGAGATTTAAGAAGTAGAA
Protein-coding sequences here:
- the guaA gene encoding glutamine-hydrolyzing GMP synthase, whose amino-acid sequence is MPNDRGVLVVDFGAQYAQLIARRVREANVYSEIVPSTISAAEIGSKNPSAIILSGGPSSVYAENAPDFDAAIFSLGIPIFGICYGFQVMAAALGGVVSQTGKSEFGRTEVQVLQSTKIFAKLPAQQNVWMSHGDAVTSAPSDFIVCATTADTPIAAFENATGEIAGVQFHPEVLHSEHGQEILQNWLVNIAKCDATWTTTNIAETEVAKAKAQIGDKRVICGLSGGVDSAVAAAIIQRAVGTQLTCVFVDHGLLRKGEAEQVERDFVASTGVNLVVVDAKEVFLSALKGVVDPEEKRKIIGREFIRAFEKAARDIASGGEVEFLVQGTLYPDVVESGGGTGTANIKSHHNVGGLPDDLTFTLVEPLRSLFKDEVRQVGIELGLPQEIVWRQPFPGPGLGIRIVGEVTQERLDLLREADSIARFELKAAGLDRDIWQCPVVLLAEVRSVGVQGDGRTYGHPIVLRPVSSEDAMTADWSRVPYEILEKISTRITNEVREVNRVVLDITSKPPGTIEWE
- a CDS encoding GuaB3 family IMP dehydrogenase-related protein; translation: MSEVEIAHGKRARTAYSFDDIAIVPSRRTRDPEEVSTAWQIDAYKFDLPMLAAPMDSVVSPETAIEIGRLGGVGVLNLEGLWTRYEDPRIPLGEIASMPDKHATQRMQEIYNEPIKPELIKERIQQIRAAGVTVAASLSPARTVQLHKAVIDAGVDIFIIRGTTVSAEHVAAESEALNLKKFIYELDVPVIVGGVATATAALHLMRAGAAGVLVGFGGGATHTTRKVLGIEVPMASAVAEVASARREYLDESGGRYVHVIADGAVGRSGDIAKAIACGADAVMMGSPLAKATEAPGLGWHWGSEAHHQVLPRGERVPVGTVGTLKEILLGPSRTSDGSMNLFGALRRAMATCGYSDVKEFQRVEVLIHRA
- a CDS encoding IMP dehydrogenase, encoding MSENDKVAMLGLTYDDVLLLPDASDVVPSEVDTTTQLTRTISIAVPLISSAMDTVTESAMAIAMAKVGGIGIIHRNLPIADQVTHVKLVKNVGLAGAAVGVGDDGFARAQALIEAGVDVVVVDTAHGHHRAVLEAISRIKKFAPMIQIIGGNVATRAGAQALINAGADAVKVGVGPGSICTTRVVAGVGVPQITAIMEAAKACNKAGIPLIADGGLQYSGDIVKAIVAGANSVMLGSLLAGCQESPGELVEINGVKYKAYRGMGSLGAMQSRGEQKSYSKDRYMQDDVLSEDKLVPEGIEGKVIFRGSVEDVVHQLVGGLRSGMGYAGAPDIQTLRREGRLIQITAAGLQESHPHDVAHVADAPNYQTRGRT
- a CDS encoding MerR family transcriptional regulator codes for the protein MAINEELLTVAAVARRLGVAPSTLRTWDRRYGLGPSLHVSGEHRRYCPLDVAKLMMMRRLISTGVAPSEAADRANSQQIEESCEVICHEYEARDELVVAIHKAAHNFDIEFIENELRRDLATYGVDSTWTQVITPVLVLVGKNWEETGKGIDVEHLLTEILKRILRECVQAANKPINARPVLLAAVGDELHCLALHALAAALAERRIESHFLGPRTPLEAISGMVTRFAPPAIFLWAQLEENALPEFFRELPAVRPTPRIVLGGPGWDRNTCTGVVLVEDLSQACLEIERAVGV
- a CDS encoding WhiB family transcriptional regulator, coding for MAELSRLPRPVADEWEWQYEGLCRDLPTEMFFHPDGERGPRRRHRENTAKAICATCPVMLACRTHALAVQEPYGIWGGLSEDDRLNIIGRDLNPEISHAS
- the groL gene encoding chaperonin GroEL (60 kDa chaperone family; promotes refolding of misfolded polypeptides especially under stressful conditions; forms two stacked rings of heptamers to form a barrel-shaped 14mer; ends can be capped by GroES; misfolded proteins enter the barrel where they are refolded when GroES binds) yields the protein MGKSLQFDDHARRAMERGVNILADTVKVTLGPKGRNVVIAKSYGAPVITNDGVTIAKEIELSDPVENMGAQLVKEVATKTNDVAGDGTTTATVLAQAMVKEGIRNLAAGAQPMDIKAGIEAAVAAVSEKLSAQATKVNGKAQIADVATISAQDRAIGELISEAFERVGKDGVITVEEASTTGLDLEFTEGMQFDKGYISPYFVTDQDRMEAILEDAYVLISAGKISALADLLPILEKVSASSKPLLIIADDIEGEALSTLVVNRMRGVFASAAVKAPGFGDRRKAMLQDIATLTGGQVISAEVGMKLDAVTLEDLGRARRIVVSKDATTIVEGAGDKAAVAGRVNELRKEIENSDSSWDKEKLQERVAKLAGGVCVIKVGAHTEVELNEKKHRLEDAISATRAAVEEGIVVGGGAALVHAADVLEGDLGFTGDKAVGVRLVRKACDEPLRWIAENAGLEGYVVVAKVRAMKDNEGFNAATDVYGDLAKDGVIDPVKVTRSALANAASIAAMFITTEAVVFERPADAPADAGGSGHSHGPGGHSH
- the groES gene encoding co-chaperone GroES, translating into MAIKPLEDRIVIKTNEAETTTASGLVIPDTAKEKPQEGVVLAVGPGRFDDGVRVPMDVKVGDVVLYSKYGGTEIKHGGDDLLVLSARDILAVIEK
- a CDS encoding type II toxin-antitoxin system Phd/YefM family antitoxin, whose protein sequence is MTTIPLSDARRELPSLIDQAQTEAITISRHGVPAAVVVSPSRYEELLSALEDMEDLASIEASLRDTSPSIPWNQVKSELGLV
- a CDS encoding type II toxin-antitoxin system RelE/ParE family toxin — its product is MSHFKIEFKAVARKSLEKLEKQDQLRIYAAIELLGDNPRPPLAVKIKGSDYFRVRVGDYRILYSIDSGRLIILIIDLGHRREIYRTVN